The following are from one region of the Rhodopirellula sp. P2 genome:
- a CDS encoding GspE/PulE family protein, whose protein sequence is MPKIFAGELSSVISPASRLSPSDPNFATEVIQNCLASAIQRGASDVHIQPRSESWEISFRIDGVLQTVESFPRSEESDPVARLMALAGLPSYRMGVPQEGPLRWRSGDADRNGSDIEHEMRLGVFPTVHGNRAAIRIMESRENVRQLHELGLDANTRSRLQTICNARDGWLLVAGPAGSGKTTTLYACLSRIASGDFRRSVLTIEDPIESVIDSISQSQLQSSSGLTLAAAMRAAVRQDAEVLLVSEIRDVETAEAVLAASMTGHLCFSSIHAGTVGGTLRRLVQMNLPTFAIQSGLRGVMCQRLLRRRCVDCDARAKPSDDCERCHGTGYAGRIPIAQIVDLNDSECGSAIFDALANQLPASKLDQIIEDAGIDSLRAQAERLIEEGVTDREEVFRVLGHRS, encoded by the coding sequence GTGCCCAAGATTTTCGCAGGAGAACTTTCATCGGTGATCAGCCCCGCGTCTCGTCTGTCCCCCTCGGATCCGAACTTCGCCACCGAAGTGATTCAGAATTGCTTGGCCTCCGCGATCCAGCGCGGAGCCAGCGACGTGCACATTCAGCCGCGATCCGAGTCCTGGGAAATCTCCTTTCGAATCGATGGCGTGTTGCAAACGGTTGAGTCGTTCCCGCGGAGCGAAGAAAGCGATCCGGTGGCACGACTGATGGCGCTCGCGGGACTGCCGTCCTACCGAATGGGCGTGCCCCAAGAAGGTCCGCTGCGATGGCGAAGTGGTGACGCAGATCGCAACGGCAGCGACATCGAACACGAGATGCGTTTGGGTGTCTTCCCGACCGTGCATGGCAATCGTGCCGCCATCCGAATCATGGAATCCCGGGAAAACGTTCGGCAATTGCATGAACTTGGGCTCGATGCAAACACCCGGAGTCGTCTGCAAACCATTTGCAACGCTCGTGATGGTTGGTTGTTGGTCGCCGGGCCTGCGGGAAGCGGCAAGACGACGACGCTGTACGCTTGCCTGTCACGCATCGCCAGCGGGGACTTCCGACGCAGTGTTTTGACGATCGAAGACCCGATCGAATCAGTGATCGACTCGATCAGCCAAAGCCAACTGCAGTCCAGCAGCGGTTTGACGTTGGCGGCTGCCATGCGTGCCGCCGTTCGCCAGGACGCGGAGGTGTTGCTGGTCAGCGAAATCCGCGACGTGGAAACCGCCGAGGCTGTGCTGGCCGCGTCGATGACAGGTCACCTTTGTTTCTCGTCGATTCATGCGGGAACCGTGGGCGGAACTTTGCGTCGGTTGGTGCAAATGAACCTGCCAACGTTCGCGATTCAAAGTGGACTGCGTGGCGTGATGTGCCAACGCCTGCTGCGGCGGCGATGCGTTGACTGCGACGCCCGCGCGAAGCCTTCGGATGATTGCGAGCGATGTCATGGAACAGGCTACGCCGGGCGGATCCCGATCGCTCAGATCGTTGACCTGAACGATTCGGAGTGTGGATCAGCCATCTTCGACGCGTTGGCCAATCAGCTTCCCGCATCCAAGCTGGATCAAATCATCGAAGACGCGGGCATCGATTCCCTGCGAGCCCAAGCCGAACGCCTGATCGAAGAAGGCGTGACGGATCGCGAAGAAGTGTTCCGCGTTTTAGGGCACCGTTCATGA
- a CDS encoding type II secretion system F family protein — MFAATLRTIKRNLIAKPAPRFRSRTVRVFAFLEWLFWLACVMALAISAPHPVTFVLLAMLMGTLFVARRWTYLDEADSLNRWMRLAAGTRASYPVLAESIADGSTSRIACQAKSFSARLMRGESLVNAVRRSKLPVSADTLAAIQHAQPQSTIASAKETSRFEDIDSTTPASAPIVAEQLIYLLATMFLAWAMGAGIRSNLFELFDEFDEEFVGFKSNFDVIVREIAAMYEGLMIVLSIWLVMAILIRWQPTWLIRWIPWFGKDAIARWRCEILRSLAIGIRAGHAEPELLSLASQASRVRWIRNRCRKASRSIENGTPLPVALRHSQVVTSKEQSWLTSAAGNHHLPAAINQLVDNISRRRTLTWKLRMSWLVPLVTVLVGIYVMAHIVAVFLFLTTLTRAIS; from the coding sequence CTGTTCGCTGCCACCTTGCGAACCATCAAGCGGAATCTGATCGCAAAACCGGCTCCGCGGTTCCGATCGAGAACCGTTCGTGTGTTTGCGTTCCTGGAATGGTTGTTTTGGTTGGCTTGCGTGATGGCCCTGGCAATCTCGGCGCCTCACCCGGTCACCTTTGTGTTGTTGGCCATGCTGATGGGGACGCTGTTCGTTGCCCGACGCTGGACCTACCTTGACGAAGCGGATTCGCTGAATCGTTGGATGCGATTGGCGGCGGGCACGCGTGCGTCCTATCCCGTGCTGGCCGAATCGATCGCCGATGGTTCGACCAGTCGCATCGCCTGCCAAGCGAAATCATTCTCTGCCCGATTGATGCGAGGTGAGTCACTGGTCAACGCCGTCCGGCGATCGAAGCTGCCGGTGTCCGCTGACACACTGGCGGCGATCCAGCATGCCCAGCCGCAATCCACGATCGCGTCCGCGAAGGAAACGTCGCGATTCGAAGACATCGATTCCACCACTCCCGCGTCCGCACCCATTGTTGCCGAACAGTTGATCTACCTCCTTGCCACCATGTTCTTGGCGTGGGCGATGGGAGCCGGGATTCGGTCAAACTTGTTCGAATTATTTGATGAATTCGACGAGGAATTCGTTGGATTCAAGTCAAATTTCGATGTTATCGTGCGTGAGATCGCGGCGATGTACGAAGGCCTGATGATTGTGCTTTCGATCTGGCTCGTGATGGCGATCTTGATTCGCTGGCAACCGACTTGGTTGATCCGCTGGATCCCATGGTTTGGGAAAGACGCGATCGCTCGCTGGCGTTGCGAGATCTTGCGGTCACTGGCCATCGGCATTCGTGCAGGACACGCTGAACCTGAATTGTTGTCACTTGCATCGCAAGCGTCTCGAGTTCGTTGGATTCGTAACCGATGCCGCAAGGCGTCCCGATCGATTGAAAATGGCACCCCCTTGCCGGTCGCTCTCCGCCACTCCCAGGTGGTCACGTCGAAAGAACAGTCATGGCTGACCAGCGCCGCCGGCAACCATCACCTTCCCGCCGCGATCAATCAATTGGTCGACAACATATCGCGGCGCCGAACACTCACCTGGAAACTTCGCATGTCATGGCTGGTCCCGCTGGTGACTGTCTTGGTGGGAATCTACGTGATGGCTCACATTGTGGCCGTGTTTCTGTTTTTGACCACCCTCACCCGAGCAATCAGCTGA
- a CDS encoding DUF1559 domain-containing protein, with the protein MNVRQAKQASPVCTTHRGFTLVELLVAIAIIGVLVGMLAPAVQSIRETSRRATCQSKLIPIGLAIQSYHDRWMHFPVGTVLAPDDGISGPIESTDVGNHHNWLGRLMDLMDQPVVGSRINRSVSVYDAANRPVLELSVPHVQCPSAERTPDNASSYVGLHHPTEKSIDESDHGVFILNVAITRDDVTDGLANTAFVSEKLLPLDDLGWLSGTRATLRNVGGGIQTVDDRFAKPPASAVGSVGSRHPAGTHFLFGSGEVRFQSAQTDPRILEQMVDRRDGQLPLQFQSIDSLREQSLE; encoded by the coding sequence ATGAACGTTCGCCAAGCAAAGCAAGCTTCTCCCGTATGCACGACTCATCGTGGCTTCACCCTGGTGGAGTTGCTGGTCGCGATTGCGATCATTGGGGTCCTGGTTGGAATGCTGGCCCCGGCGGTTCAATCGATTCGCGAAACATCCCGGCGTGCGACCTGTCAATCAAAATTGATCCCGATTGGTTTGGCGATCCAAAGCTACCACGACCGTTGGATGCACTTCCCCGTCGGGACCGTCCTCGCCCCCGACGACGGAATTTCCGGACCGATTGAAAGCACGGATGTTGGGAACCATCACAATTGGCTGGGACGCCTGATGGATTTGATGGACCAACCTGTTGTCGGAAGCCGCATCAATCGATCCGTCAGTGTTTATGACGCTGCCAACCGGCCCGTGTTGGAACTGAGTGTCCCGCACGTTCAGTGTCCCTCCGCCGAACGAACGCCTGATAACGCCAGCAGTTACGTCGGGCTGCATCACCCCACGGAAAAATCCATCGACGAGAGCGACCATGGCGTCTTCATTCTCAACGTTGCGATCACGCGTGACGATGTGACCGATGGGCTGGCCAACACCGCCTTCGTTTCAGAGAAGTTGTTGCCGCTCGATGATCTGGGGTGGCTCAGCGGAACGCGAGCCACGCTGCGGAATGTCGGCGGTGGCATCCAAACGGTTGACGATCGCTTTGCCAAGCCACCTGCATCGGCGGTGGGTTCGGTCGGCAGTCGCCACCCCGCAGGGACTCACTTCTTGTTTGGATCTGGCGAAGTGCGTTTCCAGTCGGCGCAAACCGACCCGCGGATTTTGGAGCAAATGGTCGACCGTCGCGATGGTCAGTTGCCCCTGCAGTTTCAATCGATCGATTCGCTTCGCGAACAGAGCTTGGAATGA
- a CDS encoding transglutaminase-like domain-containing protein: protein MSSSPNPDDYLGHCEDIDADHPDIVECARKLAGASIEETAKNCIEFVRDAIQHTGDEQRNPVTCRASDVLLHGIGYCYAKSHLLCALLRANQIPAGMCYQRLSVDSDGAPFCLHGLNAVHLPGHGWVRIDARGNKPGVNAQFDPPHERLAFAAKMEGERDLPEIWREPHPAVVERLRRHDDWIELSKDLPDLV, encoded by the coding sequence ATGAGTTCATCTCCTAATCCAGACGACTACCTTGGGCATTGCGAGGACATTGATGCTGACCATCCGGACATCGTTGAATGTGCACGCAAGTTGGCGGGGGCATCAATCGAGGAAACCGCTAAAAACTGCATTGAGTTTGTACGTGACGCGATCCAGCACACCGGAGATGAACAGCGAAACCCGGTGACGTGCCGAGCGTCGGATGTGCTGTTGCACGGGATTGGATACTGCTACGCCAAGAGTCATCTGCTGTGTGCGTTGTTACGAGCCAATCAAATCCCCGCCGGGATGTGTTACCAGCGATTGTCGGTCGACAGCGATGGTGCACCGTTTTGCTTGCATGGATTGAACGCGGTTCATTTGCCGGGGCATGGCTGGGTTCGGATTGACGCTCGTGGGAACAAACCCGGTGTGAACGCCCAGTTTGATCCGCCTCATGAGCGACTCGCGTTTGCAGCCAAAATGGAAGGCGAACGAGACCTCCCAGAGATTTGGCGAGAGCCACATCCGGCCGTGGTTGAGCGACTCAGGCGGCACGATGACTGGATCGAGCTCTCCAAAGACTTGCCTGATCTCGTTTGA
- a CDS encoding alkaline phosphatase D family protein, translated as MLSGILFAILPIASVSHAKPPIPTPRDTPVVGDMDHFFLGSMYGLKETDESLRRVVDTPDFRELIQKHDLKLLGGPMLGCVTDHSARIWVRTTEAASVQVVMDGGASKVVTTSAEMDFTALLDLDGLQPATDYTYDVLVDGQSVFPDQKPTFQTYPSKGEKATFSVAFGGGARYNPSKEKIWDVIASRSPEAILLLGDNVYIDQPKSRTKQRVHYYRRQLRPEFQRLTASTSVYAVYDDHDLGVDDSSGGPRRFKPSWKFESWKVFRENWNNPAYGGGEELPGCWFDFSIGDVDFFMLDNRYYRSFKDGTMLGPEQKEWLLAKLKASDATFKVLASGTLWTEHADKGGKDSWWGVKEERNEIFDFIDQEKIGGVILLSADRHRTDVYKIERPNGYDLFEFETSKMTNDHTHPTKEKAVFSYNEGNFFGMLTFDLEQADPEMTFQCITMENQKVYEMTLKRSQLQAAE; from the coding sequence ATGTTGTCAGGAATCCTGTTTGCGATCCTGCCTATTGCTTCGGTATCTCACGCGAAACCGCCGATCCCCACGCCGCGTGACACACCCGTGGTGGGCGACATGGACCACTTCTTCCTCGGGTCCATGTATGGGCTGAAAGAGACCGACGAGAGCCTCCGTCGTGTGGTGGACACGCCGGATTTCCGGGAACTGATTCAAAAACACGATTTGAAGCTTTTGGGCGGCCCGATGCTGGGCTGCGTCACCGATCATAGCGCTCGCATTTGGGTTCGAACGACCGAAGCCGCCAGCGTGCAAGTTGTGATGGACGGCGGCGCAAGCAAGGTCGTCACAACATCGGCGGAGATGGACTTCACCGCGCTGTTGGATCTGGACGGATTGCAGCCCGCCACGGACTACACCTACGACGTTTTGGTCGATGGACAAAGCGTTTTCCCCGATCAGAAACCAACGTTCCAGACTTATCCGTCCAAAGGCGAGAAGGCAACGTTCAGCGTCGCGTTTGGCGGTGGTGCCCGGTACAACCCGTCCAAGGAAAAGATCTGGGACGTGATTGCGAGTCGGTCACCGGAAGCGATCCTGTTGCTCGGCGACAATGTTTACATCGATCAACCCAAGTCACGAACGAAACAGCGAGTTCACTACTACCGCCGACAATTGCGACCCGAGTTTCAGCGGCTGACCGCGTCGACATCGGTGTACGCAGTCTACGACGATCACGATCTTGGCGTCGATGACTCGTCCGGTGGCCCCCGCCGTTTCAAGCCCAGTTGGAAATTCGAATCATGGAAGGTTTTTCGCGAGAACTGGAACAACCCCGCGTACGGAGGCGGCGAGGAACTTCCGGGGTGTTGGTTTGACTTCTCGATTGGCGACGTCGACTTCTTCATGCTCGACAATCGCTACTACCGATCATTCAAGGACGGGACCATGTTGGGTCCCGAACAAAAGGAATGGCTGCTGGCCAAATTGAAAGCCTCCGATGCCACCTTCAAAGTTCTCGCCTCGGGGACACTGTGGACGGAGCACGCTGACAAAGGCGGGAAAGATTCTTGGTGGGGCGTGAAGGAAGAACGCAACGAAATCTTTGACTTCATCGACCAGGAGAAAATTGGCGGCGTGATTCTGCTGTCGGCTGATCGACACCGCACCGACGTGTACAAGATCGAACGTCCCAACGGCTACGACTTGTTCGAATTCGAGACATCGAAGATGACGAACGATCACACCCACCCGACCAAAGAGAAAGCCGTTTTCTCATACAACGAAGGCAACTTCTTTGGGATGCTGACGTTCGATTTGGAGCAGGCCGATCCGGAAATGACGTTCCAGTGCATCACGATGGAAAACCAGAAGGTCTATGAGATGACGTTGAAACGCAGCCAATTGCAGGCGGCGGAGTGA
- a CDS encoding PulJ/GspJ family protein, giving the protein MNRRVGFTLIEMVVTLALVIAMLGGTLALVSLIRTSGQRATASVRDRQEIRRLANDLRRDVADATDLEVEGSLLILTLSDPESRILYDFGSEPLFSRSVESNEPALKASDRYLINEDSQVAIRLQPDSVDDAEQEPSLVELVITLPNRPSQPIRILAAQRMPN; this is encoded by the coding sequence ATGAATCGTCGAGTTGGTTTCACTCTGATCGAAATGGTGGTCACCCTTGCGCTTGTCATCGCCATGCTCGGCGGGACGCTTGCGCTGGTATCCCTGATTCGCACCAGCGGTCAGCGGGCAACCGCCTCGGTCCGTGATCGTCAAGAAATTCGGCGATTGGCCAATGACCTTCGCCGTGACGTGGCGGACGCCACTGATTTGGAGGTCGAAGGTTCCCTGTTGATCCTCACGCTCAGCGATCCTGAATCACGAATTCTGTACGACTTCGGTTCGGAACCCTTGTTTTCTCGCAGCGTCGAATCCAATGAGCCGGCATTGAAAGCATCCGACCGTTACCTCATCAACGAAGACTCGCAGGTTGCAATCCGCTTGCAGCCGGATTCGGTTGACGATGCTGAACAAGAGCCATCGTTGGTCGAACTGGTGATCACGTTGCCGAACCGTCCCTCCCAACCGATTCGAATCCTTGCCGCTCAGAGGATGCCAAATTGA
- a CDS encoding HlyD family efflux transporter periplasmic adaptor subunit, with protein sequence MNCLLNLMTRAAIAAFCVSLSANSLLALDDAPKDKETEKAAEPLKVQGTFEATQSSELTHGLDQFGALEIKKIVPHGTEVKQGQTVIWFDTESIDKKLSAAEIDIRLARITAADEQFAYDQFVAAQELDRQDAERKRQSAKQAYDNYLQFDRDRKIKSAEFDIEMSKASLENAAEELKQLQQMYDADDLTEESEEIVLKRAKRAVESAQFRLESTEIRSKRIIEQSIPAEDASTEAAWERAQMTYEKTIRDLDSAKKKRDLERRKAADALTEKEANFKDLREQRKSIVIQAPGNGILLYGELSRGALNAKPSPIKAGAKVSTDQVIATLVQPKRMRVRLTLSEADLASIQAGDSCVIKPAIAPKTEVKGSIDSLASVPFMGTKFDATVKITGKLPEAVKPTMTATVELTK encoded by the coding sequence ATGAATTGTTTGTTGAATCTGATGACTCGAGCCGCCATCGCGGCATTCTGCGTGAGCCTTAGCGCCAATTCGCTTCTCGCGTTGGACGACGCACCGAAGGACAAGGAAACAGAGAAGGCGGCTGAACCGCTCAAGGTGCAAGGAACATTCGAGGCAACTCAAAGCTCGGAATTGACGCACGGGTTGGATCAGTTCGGTGCACTCGAGATCAAGAAGATCGTGCCTCACGGAACCGAAGTCAAACAGGGACAGACGGTCATTTGGTTCGACACGGAATCCATCGACAAAAAACTTTCCGCCGCCGAGATCGACATTCGCTTGGCAAGGATCACCGCCGCAGACGAACAGTTTGCCTACGATCAATTCGTTGCCGCTCAAGAACTTGATCGCCAGGATGCGGAACGGAAGCGTCAATCCGCCAAGCAGGCCTACGACAACTACTTGCAATTCGACCGCGATCGTAAAATCAAAAGCGCTGAATTTGACATTGAAATGTCCAAAGCCTCACTCGAGAACGCGGCCGAGGAATTGAAGCAGCTTCAGCAGATGTACGACGCCGATGATTTGACCGAGGAATCGGAAGAGATCGTGCTCAAGCGTGCCAAGCGAGCTGTCGAGTCCGCTCAATTTCGTTTGGAAAGCACGGAGATCCGGTCCAAACGAATCATTGAACAATCCATTCCCGCCGAAGACGCCTCGACCGAAGCCGCGTGGGAACGAGCTCAAATGACATACGAGAAAACCATTCGCGATCTCGACAGTGCGAAAAAGAAACGCGACCTGGAACGCCGCAAGGCCGCTGATGCTTTAACCGAGAAGGAAGCGAACTTCAAAGACCTCCGCGAACAACGAAAATCGATTGTCATCCAGGCACCCGGCAATGGGATCCTGCTGTATGGAGAACTCAGTCGCGGTGCACTGAACGCCAAGCCGAGTCCGATCAAGGCAGGAGCGAAGGTCTCCACTGATCAGGTCATCGCCACGTTGGTTCAGCCCAAAAGGATGCGAGTTCGCTTGACGCTGAGCGAGGCAGATCTGGCTAGCATCCAAGCTGGCGACTCATGCGTTATCAAGCCAGCGATTGCCCCGAAGACGGAGGTCAAGGGCAGCATTGATTCGCTCGCATCGGTGCCGTTCATGGGAACGAAGTTTGATGCAACAGTGAAGATCACAGGCAAATTGCCCGAAGCGGTGAAACCGACGATGACCGCGACCGTTGAATTGACGAAATGA
- a CDS encoding type II secretion system F family protein: MTSGSAPTPASSANSFQLNDESLAMLLEEVSAMAASGRSLVSGLAGLNDVALGRLGRAVHFVQTRMEQGQSPSVAMASLSSPYQTPIRIAMQIMAETGSTEPIHETVRLIRQREDQRRQVWLSAINPLLNMLVAAVVAFFVLPWILVAISESEPIPSPFAPSVTEICQAFAQNFTFAAVVVICILACFAIWIHWGIRRSIGRAQPSRHLATFCRWLAIQIEIPAANIDTARAIESAAEVAVSNSPGAWKNVATQVRAGATSEHSLEIPPEAPAPIKECVVDLVAGKRDPESIAHDLRKLSELHEQNANQQQSWWLQNVPHWIAWILMIAVIIVLLQTAISPLLHAIGEVPR; the protein is encoded by the coding sequence ATGACCAGCGGCTCCGCTCCAACGCCTGCCTCCTCCGCCAATTCGTTTCAACTCAACGACGAGTCGCTCGCGATGTTGTTGGAGGAGGTCTCCGCAATGGCCGCCTCGGGGCGGTCGTTGGTTTCAGGATTGGCCGGATTGAATGACGTGGCACTCGGGCGTCTCGGCCGTGCCGTCCATTTTGTTCAAACGCGAATGGAACAGGGGCAATCCCCTTCGGTCGCGATGGCATCGCTGTCATCGCCCTATCAAACGCCGATTCGAATCGCCATGCAAATCATGGCGGAAACGGGATCTACGGAGCCCATTCACGAAACCGTGCGGCTGATTCGGCAACGCGAGGACCAACGACGGCAAGTTTGGTTGTCTGCCATCAATCCACTTCTCAACATGTTGGTTGCTGCCGTGGTGGCGTTCTTCGTGTTGCCATGGATCTTGGTTGCGATCTCGGAATCGGAACCGATTCCATCGCCCTTTGCTCCTTCCGTCACGGAAATCTGCCAGGCATTCGCGCAGAACTTCACGTTTGCTGCCGTGGTTGTGATCTGCATCCTGGCGTGCTTTGCGATCTGGATTCACTGGGGGATTCGCCGTTCGATCGGACGGGCCCAACCGTCTCGACATCTGGCGACGTTCTGTCGTTGGCTGGCGATTCAGATCGAGATCCCTGCCGCGAACATCGACACCGCGCGAGCGATTGAGTCCGCCGCAGAAGTCGCGGTTTCCAATTCACCGGGAGCCTGGAAGAACGTTGCCACACAGGTTCGTGCGGGTGCCACCTCCGAACATTCGCTCGAAATCCCGCCGGAGGCTCCCGCGCCGATCAAGGAGTGCGTCGTTGACTTGGTGGCCGGGAAACGCGATCCCGAATCGATCGCCCATGACTTGCGCAAGCTCAGTGAACTGCACGAACAAAATGCGAATCAACAACAAAGTTGGTGGCTGCAGAACGTTCCCCACTGGATCGCTTGGATCCTGATGATTGCCGTCATCATTGTTTTGTTGCAGACCGCGATTTCGCCGCTGCTCCATGCCATTGGGGAGGTCCCCCGATGA
- a CDS encoding DUF1559 domain-containing protein, whose amino-acid sequence MTRSQRRNGFTLLELLVVTGVIGILIGLLLPAVQAAREAARRMSCSNNLSQIALGVAQYHDAFGHLPPHGTGTFNDANDPLTTNQFRLSFLVSITPFVGRGSLWEAISESYVGDPPEGDSNAEEYFPSGYDEIDFGVMGEGEVRHTYPPMGPAPSISDYTPWGNEVAWFRCPSDPGSGLPALGRTNYAACLGDAIQGLDEGLWKHDGTAWSPSGKLQMEATGRGMFVPRMITSYDDVRDGLSSTVMLGEICTDLGDKDIRTFPSLNNGWGGGVLDDAGMCRSQQDVDRPMFWDVSAGSAQLSTNQAQGRGFRWADALPLMTGFNTTLPPNAALCFGGDETTIGTLTMSSRHQGGAHVAMADGAIKFITDSIDAGYKFPSVILGGENEQAPGNPSNFGLWGALGTRDQGELIDRDF is encoded by the coding sequence ATGACGCGATCACAACGTCGAAACGGATTCACGCTGTTGGAGTTGCTGGTTGTGACGGGCGTCATTGGGATCCTGATCGGGTTGTTGTTGCCTGCGGTGCAAGCGGCACGCGAGGCAGCACGTCGGATGAGCTGCAGCAACAACCTCAGCCAGATCGCTCTGGGTGTGGCGCAGTACCACGATGCATTCGGGCATTTGCCACCGCATGGAACGGGGACATTCAACGATGCGAATGATCCGTTGACAACCAATCAATTTCGATTGAGTTTCTTGGTTTCCATCACACCCTTCGTTGGCCGAGGTTCGCTATGGGAAGCGATCAGCGAAAGCTATGTGGGTGATCCACCCGAAGGTGACAGCAATGCAGAAGAGTATTTCCCTTCCGGCTATGACGAGATCGACTTCGGAGTAATGGGCGAGGGCGAAGTCCGCCACACGTACCCGCCCATGGGGCCAGCGCCTTCCATCTCAGACTACACCCCATGGGGCAATGAAGTGGCATGGTTTCGTTGCCCATCGGATCCGGGATCGGGACTTCCTGCACTCGGACGCACGAACTACGCCGCGTGCCTTGGTGATGCGATCCAAGGGCTGGATGAAGGGTTGTGGAAACACGATGGAACCGCTTGGTCACCCAGTGGCAAATTGCAAATGGAAGCGACGGGCCGCGGGATGTTCGTGCCACGCATGATCACCTCCTACGACGATGTGAGGGACGGGTTGTCATCGACCGTCATGTTGGGTGAGATCTGCACCGACTTGGGCGACAAAGACATCCGAACGTTTCCTTCGTTGAACAATGGTTGGGGCGGTGGCGTGCTGGATGACGCGGGGATGTGCAGGTCACAGCAAGATGTAGACCGGCCCATGTTTTGGGATGTTTCAGCGGGTTCGGCTCAGCTCTCAACCAACCAAGCTCAGGGGCGTGGTTTCCGCTGGGCCGACGCACTGCCGTTGATGACCGGATTCAACACGACGTTGCCACCCAACGCGGCACTCTGTTTTGGAGGAGACGAAACCACGATTGGAACGTTGACGATGAGCAGCCGTCACCAGGGTGGCGCGCATGTCGCGATGGCGGACGGTGCAATCAAGTTCATCACCGACTCGATCGACGCTGGTTACAAGTTTCCCTCGGTCATTCTTGGCGGCGAGAACGAGCAGGCACCTGGGAATCCCAGTAACTTTGGATTGTGGGGTGCGCTTGGAACTCGCGATCAGGGTGAACTGATTGACCGTGATTTTTAA
- the ypfJ gene encoding KPN_02809 family neutral zinc metallopeptidase: MRWRGRRQSDNVEDRRTSGGGAVVGGGIGVVVIAIIIGLLGGNPQQFLQQAAQQPGAAGAGGEVELTPQEIEAGEFVSTVFADTEDVWSDLFAQAGREYKKPTLVLFKDQVQSGCGMASSGTGPFYCPADEKVYLDTSFFSQLARQLGAPGDFAQAYVVAHEVGHHVQNLLGYTDQLDQIRQKVSEVEYNKYSVKLELQADFFAGVMLHHAEKKYRIIEDGDIQEAMTAARAIGDDTLQKRSRGYVQPETFNHGTSEQRLRWFTKGLQTGDLNQGDTFQTDQL; this comes from the coding sequence ATGCGTTGGCGTGGACGACGGCAAAGTGACAATGTGGAAGATCGTCGGACCAGTGGTGGTGGCGCGGTCGTTGGCGGTGGAATCGGTGTGGTCGTGATCGCGATCATCATCGGTTTGCTGGGCGGCAACCCACAGCAGTTCCTGCAACAAGCCGCCCAACAGCCCGGCGCGGCGGGGGCCGGTGGCGAGGTCGAGCTGACACCGCAAGAAATCGAAGCCGGTGAATTTGTCAGCACCGTCTTCGCTGACACCGAAGACGTCTGGTCGGATCTGTTTGCACAAGCCGGCCGCGAATACAAGAAACCGACGCTGGTTCTGTTCAAAGATCAAGTCCAGAGTGGATGCGGCATGGCCAGCAGTGGCACGGGGCCGTTCTATTGCCCGGCTGACGAAAAGGTCTACCTGGACACCTCGTTCTTCAGTCAATTGGCCCGACAACTCGGTGCACCGGGGGACTTTGCCCAAGCCTACGTGGTCGCTCACGAAGTCGGTCACCACGTCCAGAACTTGCTCGGTTACACCGATCAGCTGGATCAAATTCGCCAGAAGGTTTCGGAGGTCGAATACAACAAGTATTCAGTCAAGCTGGAACTCCAAGCCGACTTCTTCGCCGGCGTGATGCTGCATCATGCGGAAAAGAAATATCGCATCATCGAAGACGGGGACATCCAAGAAGCGATGACGGCCGCGCGAGCCATCGGCGACGACACCCTGCAAAAACGCAGTCGTGGCTACGTTCAACCTGAAACGTTCAATCACGGCACCAGCGAACAGCGTCTGCGATGGTTCACCAAAGGTTTGCAAACCGGCGACCTGAACCAAGGCGACACCTTCCAAACCGACCAGCTTTAG